A genome region from Dickeya dadantii NCPPB 898 includes the following:
- a CDS encoding ABC transporter permease: MQQPLSRTKLPTPANGRGRIDPIAFFERFGVFIFMILLLIFFQSQNSNFLTERNITNILTEVSIYGIMAVGMTFVILTAGIDLSVGSILAVCAMTAAYVIKGDNFTTVDAQAWGGMSWLVGLGICLAMGTVIGFLHGLGVTRLRLSPFIVTLGGMTIWRGLTLVINDGAPIAGFDPGYRWWGRGELLGVSIPIWIFALVALIGWLALHKTRWGRFVYAIGGNTEAARLAGVNVQRVLVSVYVVIGALAGLAGFILSARLGSAEAVAGISFELRVIASVVIGGTSLMGGYGRISGTIIGSIIMGILINGLVLMNVSAYYQQIITGLIIVLAVAFDTYAKSRRGAI, translated from the coding sequence ATGCAGCAACCCTTATCCCGTACTAAACTGCCGACGCCGGCTAACGGCCGGGGACGCATCGACCCGATCGCTTTCTTCGAACGTTTCGGGGTGTTCATTTTCATGATCCTGCTGCTGATCTTTTTTCAGTCGCAGAACAGCAACTTCCTGACCGAGCGCAACATCACCAACATCCTTACCGAGGTGTCGATCTACGGCATCATGGCGGTGGGCATGACCTTTGTGATCCTGACCGCGGGTATCGACCTGTCGGTCGGGTCGATTCTGGCGGTGTGCGCCATGACCGCCGCCTACGTGATCAAAGGCGATAATTTCACCACCGTCGACGCGCAAGCCTGGGGCGGCATGAGCTGGCTGGTGGGGTTGGGCATCTGCCTGGCGATGGGCACGGTGATCGGCTTTCTGCACGGGCTGGGCGTTACCCGCCTGCGGTTGTCGCCGTTTATCGTCACGCTGGGCGGCATGACCATCTGGCGCGGCCTGACGCTGGTGATCAACGACGGCGCGCCGATAGCCGGGTTTGACCCCGGTTACCGCTGGTGGGGACGCGGCGAACTGCTCGGCGTCTCCATTCCAATCTGGATCTTCGCGCTGGTGGCGCTGATCGGTTGGCTGGCGCTGCATAAAACCCGCTGGGGGCGTTTCGTCTACGCCATCGGCGGCAACACCGAGGCGGCGCGGTTGGCCGGGGTCAACGTGCAGCGGGTGCTGGTCAGCGTCTACGTGGTGATCGGCGCGCTGGCGGGGCTGGCGGGCTTTATTCTCAGCGCCCGGCTGGGTAGCGCCGAAGCGGTGGCCGGTATCTCGTTCGAACTGCGGGTGATCGCCTCGGTGGTGATTGGCGGCACCTCGCTGATGGGCGGCTACGGGCGTATCAGCGGCACCATCATCGGCTCCATCATCATGGGGATCCTGATTAACGGGCTGGTGCTGATGAACGTTTCCGCCTACTACCAGCAGATTATCACCGGCCTCATCATCGTGCTGGCGGTAGCGTTTGATACCTACGCCAAGAGCCGGCGCGGCGCCATCTGA
- a CDS encoding Gfo/Idh/MocA family protein codes for MKQVRIGLIGTGYIGRAHAIAYAQAPVVYALKGQLVCEMLAEVSPELAAKRAQELGFARSTGDWHQLVADPAIDVVDICAPNFLHQEMAMEAIRHGKHVYSEKPLALNAAEAREMVDAARRAGVKTLVGFNYMKNPAAQLAKEIIARGEIGDITHFYGTHNEDYLADPLKPADWHCFRHTAGLGALGDVGAHIVNMAHYLVGEITEVCGDLQTVVTQRPVSAGSAERVTVENEDQAHAMVRFAGGARGVIETSRVACGRKMGLSYVITGTRGAISFTQERMAELKLYRHDDPVNRQGFQTLLIGPQHPEYAAFCASAGHGVGFNDQKTVEVRDLIDGIAADQPLWPDFEEGWRVSRVLDAIVLSHQAARWVAVHEAG; via the coding sequence ATGAAACAGGTACGAATCGGTTTGATCGGCACCGGCTACATCGGCCGTGCCCACGCCATCGCTTACGCGCAGGCGCCGGTGGTGTATGCGCTGAAAGGGCAACTGGTGTGCGAAATGCTGGCGGAAGTCTCGCCGGAGCTGGCGGCAAAGCGGGCGCAGGAACTGGGTTTCGCTCGTTCCACCGGCGACTGGCATCAACTGGTGGCCGACCCGGCCATCGACGTGGTGGATATCTGCGCGCCTAATTTTCTGCATCAGGAAATGGCGATGGAAGCAATTCGCCACGGCAAGCACGTCTATTCGGAAAAACCGCTGGCGCTCAACGCCGCCGAGGCGCGCGAGATGGTGGATGCCGCCCGTCGGGCCGGGGTGAAAACGCTGGTGGGGTTCAACTACATGAAGAACCCGGCGGCGCAACTGGCGAAAGAGATTATCGCGCGCGGCGAGATCGGCGACATCACCCATTTCTACGGCACCCACAACGAAGACTATCTGGCCGACCCGCTAAAACCGGCGGACTGGCACTGTTTTCGGCACACCGCCGGGCTGGGCGCGTTGGGTGACGTGGGGGCGCACATCGTCAATATGGCGCACTACCTGGTGGGCGAGATTACCGAGGTATGCGGCGATCTGCAGACGGTGGTCACGCAGCGGCCGGTTAGCGCCGGTTCCGCCGAGCGGGTGACGGTGGAAAACGAGGATCAGGCGCATGCGATGGTGCGCTTCGCCGGCGGCGCGCGCGGGGTGATCGAAACTTCAAGGGTGGCGTGTGGGCGCAAAATGGGGCTGAGCTATGTCATCACCGGCACCCGCGGCGCCATCAGCTTTACTCAGGAGCGGATGGCGGAGCTGAAACTGTATCGGCATGACGACCCGGTTAACCGACAGGGGTTTCAGACCTTGCTGATCGGGCCGCAGCACCCGGAGTACGCCGCATTCTGCGCCAGCGCCGGGCACGGCGTCGGCTTTAACGATCAGAAAACCGTCGAGGTGCGCGACCTGATCGACGGCATCGCCGCCGACCAGCCGCTGTGGCCCGATTTTGAAGAAGGCTGGCGCGTCTCCCGGGTGCTGGATGCCATCGTGCTGTCGCATCAGGCCGCGCGCTGGGTGGCGGTGCATGAGGCGGGATAA
- a CDS encoding bifunctional 5-dehydro-2-deoxygluconokinase/5-dehydro-2-deoxyphosphogluconate aldolase: MSTQKQFDVICMGRVAVDLYGQQIGSRLEDMGSFAKYLGGSSGNVAYGTARQGLRSSMLARVGDEHMGRFLREELQQVGCDTSHLITDPTRLTALVLLGIKDRETFPLIFYRDNCADMAITPEDVSEDYIASSRCLAITGTHLSHPNTREAVLTALRYARRHGVKTVLDIDYRPVLWGLTSPGDGETRFIESAAVTAQLQQVLNLFDLIVGTEEEFHIAGGSTDTLQALRQVRAHTAAELVCKRGPLGCSVFTGDIPASLDEGITVKGVRVEVLNVLGAGDAFMSGLLRGYLSGEGWEKACAYANACGALVVSRHGCAPAMPSRIELDNYLARAHAVPRPDLDPELNHLHRVTTRRQRWEELCVIAFDHRIQLEEMALACGAERSRIPALKQLILQASQQAAQQAGLLGDAGSPDKAGLAAGRAGLTPGKAGLLCDGTFGQGALNTITGQGWWIGRPIELPGSRPLALEHGNIGSQLVNWPLEHIVKCLVFFHPEDDSPLRLAQERQVTEVYRACCQSGHELLLEVILPADMPRSDDLYLRAIQRFYNLGIRPDWWKLPPLSADGWQRLEHLLAERDPYCRGVVILGLDAPIETLRQGFNAAAGQSVVKGFAVGRTLFAQPAQQWLRGDINDERLIADVKNNYLQLIALWRQRG; this comes from the coding sequence ATGAGTACGCAAAAGCAGTTTGACGTGATTTGTATGGGGCGAGTGGCGGTGGACCTGTACGGTCAACAGATCGGGTCGCGCCTGGAAGACATGGGCAGCTTCGCCAAATATCTGGGCGGTTCTTCCGGCAACGTGGCCTACGGCACCGCCCGGCAGGGGCTGCGCTCCTCCATGCTGGCGCGGGTGGGCGACGAGCACATGGGGCGCTTTCTGCGTGAAGAGTTGCAGCAGGTCGGCTGCGACACCAGCCACTTGATCACCGACCCGACACGGCTGACCGCGCTGGTGCTGCTCGGCATCAAGGATCGGGAAACCTTTCCGCTGATCTTCTACCGCGATAACTGCGCCGATATGGCGATCACGCCGGAAGACGTCAGCGAGGATTACATCGCTTCGTCGCGCTGTCTGGCGATCACCGGCACCCATCTGTCGCATCCGAATACCCGCGAGGCGGTGCTGACCGCGCTGCGTTACGCCCGCCGCCACGGCGTGAAAACGGTGCTGGATATCGACTACCGGCCGGTGCTGTGGGGGCTGACCTCGCCGGGCGACGGCGAAACCCGTTTCATCGAGTCCGCGGCGGTGACGGCGCAACTGCAACAGGTGCTGAACCTGTTCGATCTGATCGTCGGTACCGAAGAGGAATTTCATATCGCCGGTGGCAGCACCGACACCCTACAGGCGTTGCGTCAGGTGCGGGCGCATACCGCGGCGGAACTGGTGTGCAAGCGCGGCCCGCTCGGTTGTTCGGTGTTCACCGGCGACATTCCGGCGTCGCTGGATGAGGGCATTACCGTCAAAGGCGTGCGCGTCGAGGTGCTCAACGTGCTGGGGGCGGGCGATGCCTTCATGTCCGGCCTGCTGCGCGGTTATTTGAGCGGCGAGGGTTGGGAAAAAGCCTGTGCCTACGCCAACGCCTGCGGCGCGCTGGTGGTGTCTCGCCACGGCTGTGCGCCGGCGATGCCGAGCCGCATCGAACTGGATAACTATCTGGCGCGCGCCCATGCGGTGCCGCGGCCGGATCTGGACCCGGAGCTGAACCATTTACATCGCGTCACCACCCGCCGTCAGCGCTGGGAAGAGCTGTGCGTGATTGCCTTTGATCATCGCATCCAACTGGAAGAAATGGCGCTGGCCTGCGGCGCCGAACGCAGCCGGATCCCGGCGCTCAAACAGTTGATTCTTCAGGCCAGCCAGCAGGCGGCGCAGCAAGCCGGGCTGCTGGGTGATGCCGGGTCGCCCGACAAAGCCGGATTAGCGGCCGGCAGAGCCGGATTAACGCCCGGCAAAGCCGGATTATTGTGCGACGGCACCTTCGGGCAGGGCGCGCTTAATACCATTACCGGGCAGGGCTGGTGGATCGGCCGCCCGATCGAACTGCCTGGCTCGCGCCCGCTGGCGCTGGAACACGGCAACATCGGTTCGCAACTGGTGAACTGGCCGCTGGAGCACATCGTGAAGTGTCTGGTGTTTTTCCATCCGGAAGACGACAGCCCGTTGCGGCTGGCGCAGGAACGGCAGGTGACCGAGGTCTATCGCGCCTGCTGCCAGTCCGGCCATGAACTGCTGCTGGAGGTGATTCTCCCGGCCGATATGCCGCGCAGCGACGATCTGTATCTGCGGGCGATCCAGCGTTTCTACAATCTTGGCATCCGACCGGACTGGTGGAAACTGCCGCCGTTGTCCGCCGACGGCTGGCAGCGGCTGGAACATCTGCTGGCCGAGCGCGATCCCTATTGTCGCGGCGTGGTGATCCTCGGGTTGGACGCGCCGATCGAGACATTACGGCAGGGGTTCAACGCCGCCGCCGGTCAATCGGTGGTGAAAGGGTTTGCGGTGGGGCGCACGCTGTTTGCGCAGCCGGCGCAGCAGTGGCTGCGCGGCGACATCAACGACGAACGGTTGATCGCCGACGTCAAAAATAACTACCTGCAACTGATCGCCCTGTGGCGTCAGCGCGGTTAA